From Camelina sativa cultivar DH55 chromosome 20, Cs, whole genome shotgun sequence, the proteins below share one genomic window:
- the LOC104769857 gene encoding ultraviolet-B receptor UVR8-like — protein MASATSVIAWGAGEDGQLGLGADEEKELACVVEALEPFTVRSVVGGSRNSLAICDDGKLFTWGWNQRGTLGHPPETKTESTPSLVKSLANVKIIQAAIGGWHCLAVDDQGRAYAWGGNEYGQCGEEPSKDESGRPVRRDIVIPKRCAPQLTVRQVAAGGTHSVVLTREGYVWTWGQPWPPGDIKQISVPVRVQGLENVRLIAVGAFHNLALKEDGTLWAWGNNEYGQLGTGDTQPRSYPIPVQGLDDLTLVDIAVGGWHSTALTNEGEVYGWGRGEHGRLGLGDNDKSSKMLPQKVNLLAGEDIIQVSCGGTHSVALTRDGRIFSFGRGDHGRLGYGRKVTTGKPLEIPIDIPPPEGRFNHTDEEDDGKWIAKHVACGGRHTLAILEWKCDQEETE, from the exons ATGGCTTCAGCTACTTCCGTCATAGCCTG GGGCGCTGGAGAAGACGGGCAACTAGGACTTGGAGCCGATGAAGAAAAGGAATTGGCTTGCGTCGTCGAGGCTCTTGAGCCTTTCACCGTTCGCTCCGTCGTCGGAGGTAGCCGCAATTCCCTCGCCATTTGCGATGATGGCAAG CTGTTTACATGGGGTTGGAATCAAAGGGGTACATTAGGACACCCACCAGAGACAAAAACAGAAAGCACCCCTAGTCTGGTTAAGTCTCTTGCCAACGTCAAGATTATTCAG GCAGCTATTGGTGGTTGGCATTGTTTAGCTGTCGATGATCAAGGCCGAGCATATGCTTGGG GTGGAAATGAATATGGACAGTGTGGTGAAGAGCCTTCCAAAGATGAGTCAGGTAGGCCTGTGCGGAGGGATATTGTAATCCCTAAGCGTTGTGCCCCGCAACTTACAGTCCGACAG GTAGCTGCAGGAGGTACTCACTCTGTTGTTCTAACCCGTGAAGGTTATGTGTGGACTTGGGGTCAACCGTGGCCTCCCGGTGACAT AAAACAGATATCTGTTCCTGTAAGAGTTCAGGGTCTTGAAAACGTTCGTCTGATCGCTGTTGGAGCATTTCATAATTTGGCTCTGAAAGAAGATGGGACTTTGTGGGCTTGGGGTAACAATGAATATGGACAACTTGGAACCGGAGATACCCAGCCGAGATCTTATCCTATTCCAGTACAAGGCCTTGATGATCTCACTTTG GTTGATATCGCTGTGGGTGGATGGCATTCAACAGCGTTAACCAATGAAGGAGAG GTCTATGGTTGGGGAAGAGGAGAACATGGAAGGCTCGGGTTAGGTGACAATGACAAGAGCAGTAAAATGCTTCCACAGAAAGTTAATCTCTTAGCTGGAGAAGACATCATTCAG GTCTCTTGTGGTGGAACTCATTCAGTCGCTCTGACAAGAGACGGTAGGATCTTCTCG TTTGGTCGGGGAGACCATGGTAGACTCGGGTATGGAAGAAAAGTAACTACGGGAAAGCCATTGGAGATTCCTATAGACATTCCACCACCAGAAGGACGGTTTAACCAcactgatgaagaagacgatgggAAATGGATAGCTAAACATGTAGCTTGTGGCGGCCGACACACTCTAGCTATTTTGGAATGGAAGTGTGATCAGGAGGAAACCGAGTAA
- the LOC104769858 gene encoding 14-3-3-like protein GF14 upsilon: protein MSSSREENVYLAKLAEQAERYEEMVEFMEKVAKTVDTEELTVEERNLLSVAYKNVIGARRASWRIISSIEQKEDSRGNSDHVSIIKDYRGKIESELSKICDGILNILEAHLVPAASLAESKVFYLKMKGDYHRYLAEFKTGAERKEAAESTLVAYKSAQDIALADLAPTHPIRLGLALNFSVFYYEILNSSDRACNLAKQAFDEAISELDTLGEESYKDSTLIMQLLRDNLTLWTSDLNDEVGDDIKEAPKEVQKGEEQAAQPPPSQ, encoded by the exons ATGTCGTCGTCCCGGGAAGAGAATGTGTACCTAGCCAAGTTAGCCGAGCAAGCTGAGCGTTACGAGGAGATGGTTGAGTTCATGGAGAAAGTTGCAAAGACTGTTGACACTGAGGAGCTTACCGTTGAAGAGAGGAATCTCTTGTCTGTAGCTTACAAGAACGTTATTGGTGCTAGGAGGGCTTCTTGGAGGATTATTTCGTCCATTGAGCAGAAAGAAGATAGCAGGGGTAACAGTGATCACGTTTCCATTATCAAGGATTACAGAGGCAAGATTGAATCTGAGCTCAGCAAGATTTGCGATGGCATTTTGAACATTCTCGAGGCTCATCTCGTTCCTGCTGCTTCCTTGGCTGAGTCCAAAGTTTTTTACCTCAAGATGAAGGGTGATTATCATCGGTACCTTGCTGAATTCAAGACTGGTGCTGAGAGGAAAGAAGCTGCTGAAAGCACTCTTGTTGCCTACAAGTCTGCTCAG gaTATTGCTCTTGCTGATCTGGCTCCCACTCACCCTATCAGACTGGGGCTTGCTCTCaacttctctgttttctacTATGAgattctcaactcatctgaccgTGCATGCAATCTCGCTAAGCAG GCTTTCGATGAGGCAATCTCTGAACTTGACACATTGGGAGAGGAATCATACAAGGACAGTACATTGATCATGCAGCTTCTCCGCGACAATCTCACTCTCTGGACTTCTGACCTCAAT GACGAAGTTGGTGATGATATTAAGGAAGCCCCGAAAGAGGTGCAGAAAGGGGAGGAACAAGCCGCCCAACCACCGCCTTCGCAGTAA